Proteins from a genomic interval of Sparus aurata chromosome 21, fSpaAur1.1, whole genome shotgun sequence:
- the LOC115573343 gene encoding protocadherin-8 — translation MGGIGWNGLSALLCVSLASLAAVTQGKTVKYQTFEEDAPGTVIGNLAKDISSSASSSGGSRTNFRMMKQFNSSFIRLRESDGQLTIGERIDRERICKHTLHCLIAFDVVSFSKEQFKLIHVEVEVKDINDNSPEFPRKESSLEISENTAVGTRIPLDFAVDDDVGVNYIQSYQISVNSHFSIDVLSRADGVKYAELVLMKELDRETQATYALELVAMDGGNPSRTGTTRINVKVKDYNDNSPVFDRNSFSVDLPEDAPVGSLLLDLNAEDPDEGLNGEVVYGFGNQVPTEIRQLFRVDRKTGRLTLESPIDFESKTTYEFDVQATDLGPNPSPAICKIVVQVQDVNDNAPEISITPMTSITAGIAYITEAAARESFVALVSTSDRDSGANGQVHCTLYGHDHFRLQQAYEDSFMIVSTSPLDREKIPEYNLTVVAEDLGSPPFRTITQYTIRLTDENDNAPVFSKPVYEVAVVENNAPGAYITTVVARDMDMGSNGKVSYKLADTYFMGSPISTFVSLDPASGSLYALRSFNYEVTKQLELRITASDGGSPPLSGSANVYVRIVDQNDNTPVITQPPLNNGSAEVLLPRDAPSGYVITRVEARDADEGVNAELSYGLATGEPSVFSVNKATGEIYLNQVLSHDVDETLSVTVTVSDNGRPALTSTATLHFLIIAGAPPSDRTVYQPGGGDEVHAQWDLSVVIIVVLAGSCTLLLLAIILIATTCNRRKRDKSGEDSDSYGEKGTLERGRSHVADNPLLPLHGAGGAAGFEGHSYSSQPGGFTSAHAGGSDMCSASEDGSEVPCVYDSDSNTKLRGTKHEGYSTLPGYGNGKEAVRPITIWKGNSYTTISARDPAFSGKDSGKGDSDFNDSDSDVSGDTGLKKDGAVVPPMGGQNALWACTSECKVLGHSDRCWSPSAVRANAAPSPAPTLSSFSSLPKTASLPRDPHRRDNYYQAHIPKTVGLQSVYEKVLHKEYDYVLVTPPRPVRVQEISDITLPVYTPTPTHCPNNDV, via the exons ATGGGAGGAATAGGGTGGAACGGGCTGTCGGCGCTACTGTGCGTCTCCCTGGCCAGCCTGGCTGCTGTCACACAAGGAAAGACTGTGAAATATCAGACGTTTGAGGAAGACGCACCGGGGACAGTGATTGGAAACTTGGCGAAGGACATCTCCTCCAGCGCCTCTTCGTCGGGGGGCTCCAGGACCAATTTCAGGATGATGAAACAGTTCAACTCCTCTTTCATCCGTCTGAGGGAGAGCGACGGGCAGCTGACCATAGGAGAGAGGATAGACAGGGAGCGGATCTGCAAACACACCCTGCACTGCCTCATCGCTTTCGACGTGGTCAGCTTCTCCAAAGAGCAGTTCAAACTCATCCACGTCGAGGTGGAGGTCAAGGACATCAACGACAACTCCCCCGAGTTCCCCCGGAAAGAGTCGAGTCTGGAGATCTCCGAGAACACAGCGGTGGGCACGCGGATCCCGCTGGACTTTGCGGTGGATGATGATGTTGGGGTGAACTACATCCAAAGCTACCAGATCTCCGTGAACAGCCACTTTTCAATTGATGTGCTCAGCAGGGCCGACGGGGTTAAATATGCGGAGCTGGTGCTCATGAAGGAGCTGGACCGGGAGACGCAGGCGACTTACGCGCTGGAGCTGGTCGCCATGGACGGCGGCAACCCGTCCCGCACCGGAACAACGCGCATCAACGTCAAGGTGAAAGACTACAACGACAACAGCCCGGTGTTCGACAGGAACAGCTTCTCCGTGGACCTGCCCGAGGACGCGCCGGTGGGCTCCCTCCTGCTGGACCTGAACGCGGAGGACCCGGACGAGGGGCTGAACGGCGAGGTGGTGTACGGGTTCGGCAACCAGGTGCCCACAGAAATACGACAACTCTTCAGAGTGGACAGGAAGACCGGGCGGCTCACCTTGGAGAGCCCGATCGACTTTGAAAGTAAGACCACGTACGAGTTTGACGTCCAGGCCACCGACCTGGGTCCGAACCCGAGCCCGGCCATCTGCAAAATCGTAGTACAGGTGCAGGACGTTAACGACAACGCACCGGAGATATCCATCACCCCCATGACGTCCATCACGGCGGGGATAGCGTACATCACCGAGGCGGCGGCCAGGGAGAGTTTCGTGGCTCTGGTCAGCACCTCGGACAGAGACTCCGGCGCTAACGGACAGGTGCACTGCACTCTGTACGGACACGACCACTTCAGACTGCAGCAGGCGTACGAGGACAGCTTCATGATTGTGAGCACCAGCCCGTTAGACCGGGAGAAAATCCCCGAATATAACCTGACGGTGGTGGCGGAGGACCTGGGCTCCCCCCCTTTCAGGACCATCACTCAGTACACCATCAGACTGACGGATGAGAACGACAACGCTCCGGTGTTCAGTAAGCCTGTGTACGAGGTGGCCGTGGTGGAGAACAACGCACCTGGCGCATACATCACCACGGTGGTGGCGCGGGACATGGACATGGGGTCAAACGGGAAGGTCAGCTACAAACTGGCGGACACGTACTTCATGGGCTCCCCCATCTCCACCTTCGTGTCACTGGACCCCGCCAGCGGGTCGCTTTACGCGCTCCGGAGCTTCAACTATGAGGTGACGAAACAGCTGGAGCTCCGCATCACGGCCAGCGACGGCGGCTCCCCGCCCCTGTCCGGCAGCGCTAACGTCTATGTGAGGATAGTGGACCAGAACGACAACACGCCGGTCATCACTCAGCCGCCTCTCAACAACGGCTCCGCTGAGGTCCTCCTGCCCCGGGACGCGCCGAGTGGCTACGTCATCACCCGGGTGGAGGCGCGGGATGCGGACGAGGGCGTGAACGCGGAGCTGTCCTACGGGCTGGCCACCGGCGAGCCCTCCGTGTTCTCCGTGAACAAAGCCACCGGGGAGATCTACCTCAACCAGGTGCTCAGCCACGACGTGGACGAAACTCTGAGCGTGACCGTGACGGTGAGTGACAACGGGAGGCCCGCGCTCACCTCCACCGCCACGCTCCACTTCCTCATCATCGCGGGCGCCCCGCCGAGCGACAGGACCGTGTACCAGCCCGGCGGCGGGGACGAGGTGCACGCGCAGTGGGACCTGTCGGTGGTGATTATTGTTGTCCTGGCGGGGAGCTGCACGCTCCTGCTGCTCGCCATCATCCTCATCGCCACCACCTGCAACCGGCGCAAGCGGGACAAGAGCGGAGAAGACAGCGACTCTTACGGGGAGAAGGGCACGCTGGAGAGGGGCAGGAGCCACGTGGCGGACAACCCGCTCCTGCCTCTCCACGGGGCCGGGGGAGCAGCCGGCTTTGAGGGACACTCGTACAGCAGCCAGCCCGGCGGCTTCACCTCGGCTCACGCCGGGGGCAGCGACATGTGCTCAGCCTCAGAGGACGGCAGCGAGGTGCCCTGCGTGTACGACTCAGACAGCAACACCAAGCTCCGAGGGACCAAACATGAG GGCTACTCCACTCTGCCCGGCTACGGGAACGGCAAAGAGGCGGTGAGGCCCATCACTATCTGGAAGGGGAACTCCTACACCACCATCTCTGCCAGGGACCCCGCGTTCAGTGGCAAAGACAGTGGCAAGGGAGACAGTGACTTCAACGACAGTGACAGTGACGTCAGTGGAGACACCGGCCTGAAGAAGGACGGGGCAGTGGTTCCACCCATGGGAGGCCAAAATG CTCTGTGGGCTTGCACAAGCGAATGTAAGGTCCTGGGTCACTCGGACCGCTGCTGGAGCCCCTCAGCAGTGAGAGCCAACGCAGCGCCCTCCCCGGCCCCGaccctctcctccttcagcaGCCTCCCCAAGACAGCCTCTCTGCCCCGGGACCCCCACCGCAGGGACAACTACTACCAGGCCCACATCCCCAAAACCGTTGGGCTGCAGAGCGTGTACGAGAAAGTGCTGCACAAAGAGTACGACTACGTCCTTGTCACCCCACCCAGGCCCGTGAGGGTGCAGGAGATCAGCGACATCACCCTCCCTGTTTACACCCCCACCCCAACACACTGTCCCAACAACGACGTCTGA